aaagttcttatttaatattgtatgaaacgaaaatagttatcCTCTAGTTGTTGATGATGGCGATAATAATGAATTTCATATTTTATGCGATCGTGAActtgatgtattcaacactcaaatggcttaaacatattgtacactttcatttaaaagagctttttggaaaattgaatgattttcgattatcttttgtataattttttttattatatatttacttttagatcatattttaatatgtaatcatacATTTTTTGATTAACTTTTGAGCTAgtgttgtaatttatgaaattatagtgTTAgatagtcaacccggttgaaccgctcggtacaacctggtttaaccggttgaaccattttttagtcTAATCCGGTCTGATTTAAAAACCGGCTTTTAAAACATTGCTAAAATGTCATATCATAGAGTTTGATAAGACAATTTCAATGCCGCTTGAATAAGGTCAATTGAAGTTCGTTTGATACCCTTTCTATAACTTACTATTTTTAGGATATGATGTATTTGATCCAAAACCTTGTAATTACTATACTATAACAAATAGGGTAGAAGCTTATGAACAGTAAAGCAATTGGTCATACTAAGATCatccgtagtggggcgtgatttaaaaaaaaaaaattgcaaaaaaaaacGCCCGAAAACGCTCCCACCCCCATTACGGCCGGCGTTTTCcggcgttatttttgaaaaattttgttgctggcgttttatttaaaacgctcaaattgctttgtatatattttgaCCCACAAATCACTTTTGAGATGCCTCTGACAACCACTTTTGTCCACCAATGACTTTTGAGATACCCACATGCCTCAATTCCGACACTTCACTTTTCAACCTGACAtccatttgattttttttttttgcattaaaAATAATATGGACGTTActggaataatgccccactacgccgcttttgctataatgcccaacGCTGACTAGGATGTCATGTGttggataatgccccatggtgggcgcattatttttgttcaccactacgggtggtctaagggtgaagggagtggttaccTAATTGTATTAGGTAAACTTCTAATTCACCTAATCACATTGTGTCATGTCAATTCACCTAAAATATTTACCTAATGCTCAATACCGTTAGTGGTGGTTACCTAATGGGATTTAGgtaaactttttataaaaaaaaaaagaaaaaatgtaTGATTggttaaaaagaaaatatttaaaAAACATAAGTAACATCACGGTCAGATTAAAAAAAAGTATagtattattttttaattaaaacactAATTATGATGAAATTATACATCTTTTagtattaaataaataaatcttaAACAAATGTTTCTTGAAAATGTAATAATATCGCACTCGTTTTGAATTAAAAAGTAACTAACGTTTATGTGTGCCGTTTTGTTGACAATTATTGGTACCCATCAAGGAATCGATATTAACGTTTTTTCTTTAGTCCACGTTTAGCAGTACCTAAGAGTAGGGACGCAAAAGTCCGAACTACCCCTTCTAGATTCTGATATGACTATGCAAATGGGTGTATCTATTTGCATACTCATTTGCCTATTGACACACAAAAAGGTGTTTTTTGTCTTATATGCtcaccctgcagtgtcgagctgtggccaaagcgcggcgttttggtccgattaaccagacaaagactgacgggtgtatgacgggtctgttgaccggatcAAAACGCCGAGTTTTGGCCGcattttggtcctgtcaaccagacaaaagactgacacccggtctggttgacaggaccaaaacgcggccaaagctcggcgttttggtccggtcaacagatccgtcagacacccgtcagtctttgtctaaTTGATCGGACCAAAACTCAACGCTTTAgccacagctcgacactgcagggtaTGCACATAggagaaaaaacacatttttttggaTTGTTATCTAGATAGTTTGAGCCATGCAAATATTCTGAATAAGACCCCCACAAACTTGAAACATAAATAGTCTCGAATTTGAATTTCAGATTTCTAATTTCGTACTGAACTAGaccttataatttttttttttttttttttttcatatatgaAGCAATTAACCTTATGTTGGTACTTTAGTGGATTTTGCAATAAGAATTTTGGTCATATACTCATATGATCTTTTATTTGTCTAATTGATAATAGATTTGTTTTTGTTATCCAAAGAAATTCTAATGTTGCCATATTATGAAAATTGAATGAATGTTCAGAGAGTATTTTAAGTTTCTTTTGTAATTAATTTGAATTAAATTAACTCGAATTTGATTCAGATTCTAATGTTCAAATTCAAATCGGGTTTATTGAGTCTATCTCAAATTTGGATCCAACTTCAAATTTAGATAACTCGAGTGGATTAATTTTAAGGAATTGAAACTCAGTTCAATAAACATCACTACTTTTTATAACATCATAAAAATCCCCACAAACTTCACGGTATATAGTTAGACGGATGGAAAAAAAATTGGATTTAAGTTTCCATTCATGAATGAAATGAAGATTATAAAGACGTTGAATTAAATATGTTTTACGCCTCTTTAATTTATGTTGGTCGTTTCTTGCCCACAAGCTCCCTCTAGGCTCCTCCCTCTTGTCCCCACTCTCAACCATCCGCtggtaaaaaaaatcatattaactGTACTCGagtaaattatataaattatCATTTCTGTGTATATGAAATCTCTGTAATCTCTTAAGTTTACAATCGTTTGAAATATTTATATCTCTGAAACTTGTTATATGAATGATCTAGTTTTAGATGGTCACTAAGGTTTGATTTGGATGGTCTCAAATAAAACTATTTGACCGAAATCGCTTGAAATCAGTTGGAACTAACAAATAACCAACATATTAGTTGAACCAAAAGGCCAGACCAATGTTTTAATTGAAATTCTAATTTCAAACCAATAGAAATAAACTGAGAACATTTTGTCAAAACTGCAAATGATATAAATATTTGAGAATCTATAAAAAAATAGCGTGTACCAATATAAAATATGTTAAGAAAACTAAGAATAATGTAAGCACGTTTACATAACGCTTAAATGAAAAGGTACAACAAATTACCTTATTAAAAGATAacattcataaaaaaaaaaatataatatattttcttcaaTAAAATATTCTCACGTGTAAAGTTAACAAAGAAATCACTCATTGAATTTCTATGAGAAATAGACAGGTCATATATAAAAGTTCAAAGTTAAGGTATTTAAGTTTCCATTAAGAAATACTTGTTTATATTTGTAAATTTATATAATGATTAAATACTACAAGAAATATTTTTCATAAACAAACATAATACATTTCAAAAGACGAAGTATCACATCCTTGAAAACCTATGCGTAGCAACATTTAATGATATGACTTGAGAGCAAGACATTATAATTgtaataaattaaataatatttaagaGTGTTAAATGTTTGACTATTATTTAACATGACAAGTATAAGAAAACTTAAGAGTAATTAGTATTTATATTTAACCATTTAATaattataacattttcatttacctATTATAAAATTGATTAATAAAATACTTAAAAAAATCTTATAATTATAAATAAGCAACTTTTTTAACAACTTTGTTCACAGGCCGAGCCAACGCCAACTTAAATTTGGCTTCGGTCAAACCCTGAGTTCAACCTAAAACTTTGAATTGGAGTCAGGTTCGACTTTAAaaagttaaaataataattacaaaATTAATATAGATGTTTTCTAATATAACATTGAGCTAGTTAGCTGGGCGTGACTAGCTCAGGTCAGCTAGTTTATAAACAGAGTCAATTTCAAACGAGCTTTACAAAAAGATAAAATTACACAAAACAACTATTATTCCCTAAACTGTATGCTATATCTTTCATTTTAAAATCGACTAGATTAATctttaacttgatattttgttATGAGAATCAACCTTTTAAACTAAAACCATTAAGTTTCTTATTTAAATCGTCTCATATGCTAAAGATAACATGCATTTTTTGAAATAGAGTTAAAAgccaattttagtccctgtggtttggaccattttatcagtttagtctaaatgttttatttttcgcctatgggtccaaaaaggtttcacagtcgCCATTTTACTCCACTGAgttaatttcatccattttttctgttaacgagaagggtaaTTCAGTcgttttatatggccgaattgcccttctagttaacagagttacatataaaatgaccgaattgtctttctcgttaacagaaaaaatagatgaagttaaccaatTGAACTAAAATGTCGatggtgaaacctttttagacccaCGGACAAAAAATGAACCATTTGAACTAAATTGACAAAATAATGCAAAAAATAGGAAGTAAAATAACATTTGACTCTTTTGAAATATATAAAGGCTGGCTGGTTTGTAAAATTTTGTCCTACTAAAAACAAGGTATCCTACGTATGTATAATAAGTTGTGTACGCAAACGCTTGTTAAGAGATTTTAAAAGACACGTGGGAGTAATGTTTACGGGAAAAGTCTGAATTTTTTGTCCTGTTCTTTGTTGGGGGGCAGAGAACAGAACTGTAATGTCTTTCTCTTCATAAATCAACAAAACCCAAATCCCTCAACGAAACCCTTCCGATCTCTCTCTGCGAAATCACATCTTCCGTCGTCGGTGCTCGTCATAACTTTCCGGTGAGCACCCATCACCGGAGCTCACATGAGCTTACTACGCCTCTGTACTTTTAAGTTCTACTTGTATCTTTTTTTAGAAATATTATCTTGACTTTTGTGTCAAGACGCCATAACCAGCACGTCTAATTGTTTCAATTATTGTACTTTTTCGGTTGTTTATAGTTTTCATTATGAATTTTCAATCACATTTATCTATCCATCTATCTTTTTACAGTATTTCTGGCGATTTGATGAAATTTTTTCTCTGCAGAAATACAATAGTGCAAATTCATAACAGTAAATGCAAGTCCGGAGGTGCAGATTGTTAAGATTTGCTTGATTGGGTTCCATTAGTAAGATTTTAGTATTATTATTGCTGTTCTTATTATTTATTAGATAATTTAAACCATTAGAAATTTACAGCAGAGGGTACGGGTAACAAGCGGCTACTCAACTCCTTTTGTAAAAAGAAAAATTGCGgttaaattttgtaaaaaaagaaaaaagttttTGAATGAGAAAGAGGGGAAGAAAAGCGGAGAAAATGGGACGAGCACCATGTTGTAACAAAGGTGAAGTGAAGAAAGGTGCTTGGACtcctgaagaagataagatactTGTTGATTACATCACGAAAAACGGTCATGGCACCTGGCGTTCTTTTCCTAAACTCGCAGGTTTCATTATTATTTCTTAGTTGTCGAATTGCAGATATATGGTTTTATTATATGTTTGATCTAGAAAGATGAATCGCCGCATATTATTTGTAACAGTAATACGTTAAGTTTGTTTGTGCGACGTGGTTTAGGACTACGAAGATGCGGAAAGAGTTGCAGGCTTCGTTGGACGAACTATCTTCGTCCGGATATTAAACGTGGAGCTTTCAGTTTTGAAGAAGAACAAACAATCTTCAATCTGCACAGCTTGCACGGCAACAAGTGATCGATACAAGCCTTTTATTGTAACTTGTGTATTGTCGGTTTATCGGTACAAAGAAACTAAACATTGAATTATGATTCAGGTGGGCAGCCATTGCTTCGCGGTTACCAGGAAGGACCGACAACGAGATAAAGAATTTCTGGAACTCTCATCTAAGAAAGCGGATCCCCAAGTCAGCAGATGCGAAACACGCCTTCGTCGTCCCACCTACTCGCCACATGGCAGAGTTGGAGACCACCGCAGTGGAGAATCAGAACGAGGTCAGGTTGTCGATGGATCCCATGCTTCTTAGTCCAGCTGGATTAAGTGACGGCAATAACATCTTACATGAATGGAGTTCTTGCGATGGAGATGCGTTTCAGAAACATATGAATTTTGACAAGGTGGCGTGTGAAGTCCCAACTCTTGGAGCGATGAAGTTCGAATCCGAATCTGTTGTTACGGTGCCGCATTTGGCGGTTACATCCACTAGTGAATCGTGTGATCAGGGTGTCATCAAGGGGCATATTCGAGTGAAGGAGGAAGCAGAGGAGATTGTAAATGCTTGTGAGTCGCAGAACTCGTTTGAAGGAGATAATTCGTCGGATATAACGTTGGATCTGCTGCTCGATTTTCCTAGCGATGGCGAGTATTTGCAGTACGAATAAGGTGAGTCGCGTAATAACATAACTCTTGCCATGACAAGTATTAATGGTGTTTAAATTAGAACAGATATTTAAAACATTATGGAATAAAGTTGTAACTTgcaaacttgtttttttttttttttttttttttttttttttttttttttttttttttataaatggcTAGCATAGTTATATAataatatacatacacatatgcacacgaaataatgaataaaatcataCACCATAAGAATAGAAAACACACTTCAagaaatgaataaaatcaaacaAATGCAAATTCGGTGACAAACAATGTAGCTCTAAAACCATCCGAGGAGTTTCTTTGGCGTTTCGCCAGTAGCCCGACACTTAGCTGCGATTTCTTCTGCTTTGAGAAGATCTTCTCCGCGTTTGGCTTCCGTGAGTGCCCTCTTTTCTTCTGCTTTTTTGTGGATTAGAGCAATCttgttcttcatcttttcaaTATATTTCGCCTTCTTTTTCTCCAGATCCTCCTGTTTAACCAATTTCAAAGGCTTATTAGATCTGATTTCATATTTTTATTCCTTTAGTAAGTGATTGAACAGTTGATAAAGTATTCATGATGCTTATTTACCTCAATCTTTTTCAACTCGGCTTCTAGATCGGCTTTCTTGCTGTTTTCCCATGCTCCAATGGAAGATAGCTTCTGTTGAGCTCTATTCAATCATGTTATATCAGTTAGTTTCATTCATAAAAATTTAATAACTAAAAACCACAAATCGTTTTCGGGTTATGAAAATCTTACTTGTTCTCAGCTTTAGATTTCTCGCTTTCTTCCCATGCTTTAATAAGTGCGTCTTTCTTCTCGGTTGCTACTTTAGCAAGAACATcatctaaacaaacaaacaaacatattaATCTTCTTTCATTGTTAAACAATAACTCAAAACCAAATTATTTTTAGTTGAATTTAGATTGCTTAGATAGTTAGATTACCTCTGTTAACAGAACCATCTACAGGCTTCTCCTCACAAACTTCTGCTGCTTCTGtcattatattaaacagttaaGACTTAGAGACATAAATATTCGTTAACCTTTAAACTTTTATAAGGATTAATACTAATAAAGGGGGTTTTGAGATAAGTTTACTTTCAACGATGACGAGAGCTTTAGTATCGTCAACGGGCTTTTCGTCATGAACGATAGGCTCGACAGGGACGATGGCTTTCTCGTCCTCCTTGACGGGAGTCTCCTGCTGGCACTCGGGTTCTGCTTCCACCTTCTTGGTATCTTCGGCGGCCATATCTTGTTGAATTTAGGAGGATAATCTTTTAAGGAATGTGGAAACAAATGACTCAAGGTGTAGGTTGGAAGAACAAAGAGTGTGATACTTATATAGATTGCtggatttatatatattatgAATAGAGCTGGCATAACCTACCATTAACAGACTGTTGCTTCTTTTGTTTtcctataatttttttttttcaaattaaagaTTTTGTATAAAGAGGACGAAGAGCCgttggcttttttttttttaaataaaaaaaagcaGCATGccctttttcttgctttttctttttcctttctttttTCATTAACTAATACAAAGCCATAGATATTTATGCATAAAAACATGCACAAATCCATAGATATTTATGTATAAAAACATGCAATATATAACATATATAAGTATAAGTAAATAATAAATGGGCAATTATAGAGGAAAAACCCGTTTAAGTTTAAAAAAACTCAagaaacttaatgaatggatcaCATATTGCCATGTGTTACAACTTTTTTTCTCTTGTATCAGCTTTGTCAGAAGAGAGAAAGTTGATATGTTACATCTCTTTCGCCTGTTACGTAAACGTAACAtcacatgttacatttttttgttttCAATAGCAAAGTTCGCAAGTTTTATGAAGCGTAATATTTTTGAACTTAGATTTTACGAATTTTCAATGTGTAGTGCATGTAAAAAAAATGTTACATGTTTTATAGAAAAAAATTAGTGTAACAGACAAACCTCTTACATGTCAACGTGTCAGTCAGAAAAGTGAAAAAACAAAAAACTGTTACGTGTATTTTTGGTCAGTCTGTTATATGGTAAAAAAAGTTGCTTTATGAAACATTTAGTTTCAACCATAGATTTTTTTTGATGAAGGGTGGAGATTAAGTTTTCAAAGTTTTCTTAACTTAACAGAGTTTTCTAGATATCCTTTTCAAATAAATAATTTCATAATAGTATATAATATAGGTCAAATAATAGATAACAATCTATTTAGTTCATTTGTTTGCGTAATTACTAATTAGTGATTACTTATCTACGGGGTATGGAATTGCTGTAAAGCAGCGTAGTTTATGCAATACAGAGGATCATGTCACAACTCCCAAGCCAAAAGTTTGGTTGGTGAGTTGTCTACTCTTAATCATGTAAACACAGCttgttatttaattttattattgttatattATATAACTAAACTTTAACGTACCACCAACACAACACGTCTCATTTTGAAACATCATTTATCGTGATTATTGCGTTGTCTTAATTTATATAGTACTAACCGGTGGAGAAAATATGGTTTAAAGGTGTTCAAGAATTTATAGAATAGCTTGTAATAATTATTGTTGTGTTCTTTACGTTTTCCCTAAGTATAAATGTTTAGGGTTGCATGAGATCAGCTGGTGTTTACATCCATCACATGTTGCGGgttaaagtttcataaaatggaCATTAGATGAATTTTAAGAGTAGATTTTGTGAGGTGCGTTTTCACATttcaaaaaagaagaagaaatcaACTTCATAATGATCCAAGAAACACCACTTGAGTTTTAGAACACCAAGAAGTAATAGCTGTGTTGTATGCTAATTCAATTTTAGAACATTTGATGGTTACGAATAAAGATCAATACTCAACATATATGTGTATACACATTAATTGTGGTACTTTTCTGGTATCTAACTCAGTTGACCAACGTTTTTTCAACTTTAACCAAAGATGATAATTTAGAAATTATATGGTGACTTAGTGAACATCCTTTAAGTTGAGCTAGATAATGTCAGCCTTTACCAAAACTGATTTAGTATAAATGTCAAAAAGCCGACTTAGTTAATAAATAGGGAAAATCATGAAAATGGCCTTTGAGCAGTCAAATTTACAAAATTAGCCCACTGTATTGGCTCAGGGACCCTCTTTACGGAAAAACATGGCACTGAAACGTCTCTAAAAAGCCTCTTCAAACCAACCAACCACGCTCCGCCATGTGTCAAAAAATGATTGTAGAGGCTTAGAGCCGTTTCAGCCTGTATATTCATTTTTTTGACACACGGCGGAGCGTGGTTGGTTGGTTTGAAGTTTGAAGAGATTTTTTAGAGACGTTTCAGTGTCATGTTTTTCCATGAAGAGGCTCCCTAAGCCGCTACAGTGGGCTAGTTTTGCAAATTTGATTGGTCAAAGGTCATTTTtgtgattttcccaaaataatatcaTCTTATAAATGTTGGTATTTTTCTAAACGTAATTAAAACTTCATTTTAATCCATTGAGTTGTGTTCATTCAATGAGTTTGGAATTTGGTTTAGTTTACAAGAGTTTGCACTTAGGACCTTCTAACCCCTAACTTGAGTAAACTCTTTGGTCTCGTTTAGGTCCGTGTTTAGAGTAACGTTATAATCATCAAAATTGGTTTTTATTAGAGATGAGCTTGGTACCGAAGGGAAGTAAATTAACTTAAACGTAATGTGTAAGACTGTAAGCTTGTAATTTTGTTAGAATATACTGGATCATAGAGGCAAGAGGCCTTTTGCCCAATGACATTGGTGAACTTCAATCAAGTGACGAGGTTGGTATTTAGGCAGTGGCGAATCTTGAGATTTCCGactggagggggggggggggggtgagggGGGgcaaaacgtatataccaaaaagtTTCTacagaaccggggggtcgaaaacgtatatatccaaaaatttctatacgaaaactacatacatAATACTATTGACCGAAAAGTTCAGGAGTCCCCCGGACGCCCCTTCTAACCTTCGCCCTATATTTAGGTGATGTTAAGTGGTGTAAAATTAGGAAATGTGTATAGTATTACAAAAATAACATTTATGAATTATAGAAAAGCAATTGCATAAAATAAATGGCATGAATAAGGAATAACTATCACCAACTCAGCATAAAATAAATGGCATGAATAAGGAATAACTATCACCAACTCATAAGACAACGATTCCAAGGAAACACAGAGATGCAGATTCTTTTTCAAGCGACTAATTGTATTAAGAAGCACTTCAGCTATTGGTTGCTTTACATTTCTAACCCTGAATTTCTTTTCTTTGCCAATTACAATCCATCCTTAAACCAATCAATTCTATATATGATACTTCTTTGACTTAGATATTATGAAGATTACTTTATTCAAATAATACCCTCTCATAATCGGGAATTACTTAAGAATCGTAGGTAAATGTGCAACAATTTGCGTTGCAACGcccttttgaatagcaaaaccATGATGGAAACAACATTTCAGAAATACCATATATTTGTTCCAGCATAAATATACTATTGAATTTAAAATAACCATTAACTGTTTATGGTCGGGATACTACTTAATTGGTTTTTCGTAAAGGATGTGATTTGTATGTCATTAAAACTATTTACACACGCTAAAAATTGTTATATGTTGTAGCATGTGTTGCTTGATATTGTTATCGTGTTATATCAATCAATTGTAGTGGCGTGCAAATCAATTTTTTTCATGATTTTCTTTAACTTGTACCATGATATACTTGATCTACAAACATCGGTGGGATATGTCAACAATTgtagaattttgaaaaaaaaaaagaaacacatACGCTATGCGGTAGATTACACACCCGACAATCAAGGTGAAAGAAACATAAACTAGAGTTAAGCACAACGTTGAATTTAAGAGGTCATATGTTTTGCAAACGAGAAAGCTTGCTACTGTCTAAGCAAAAGGACAGTTACATTTGGTTGTTTGAACTTTTCCAACCTCTCATGAGCGCATCAATCAGAGTTTTTGTCATTTAGATCGTGATATTAGGAAGTTATTTTTAGTTATGTAACATTTAGTTTCTTTTATAGAGGAACCCACTTTTCTAATGCATATGTGTTAGAATAGAAAAATCAGGAAACATAAATGTTTGCTGTCAATTTGACATAATACGATAGATGAGGGTCTATGTGGCACAATTATGAACAAGAGATTCTCTAGTGGAATATGCAACTTGAAATCAATGGGCGCGTTGACAGATAGGATTTTGAAATCATTGGCGCTGTGTTTCTTCAACAGAGTTGCCAACTTATTTAACATCATGTTGATCCATGTCAACACTAGAATTTGTCTTGATTTGCTTAATAGGATGACAAGTGGTTCGAAAAACAAGTACTAAAAAATTGGATTAGATACATAAACACGAACATGACACGCTTATTCGAGAACTGATACGAATATAAGGCTGATAGTATAAAGCCCCTCACGCCACGTAGGTGACACGTAATCGAGGGGCAGGGGGAGACCCACATAGAGTGGGTCAGGATTCCCGGAccccaatgttttaaaaaattaGCAGATCTGGTGTATTAATTTTATAAGGACCCTATAAATACAATTAGGTAGACACAATAGAAAGGGAAGAAAAACTGGTGTATTGGTAAACCCTTTTTTGTTTACCAACAAGAGGTTATCGGTTCAATCTTTGTATAGCctgttttttcagtttttttaattaaatttaaacCTCGCGCTGACCCGACCCAAACAAGGACTGACCCGAAAATTTTGTTAtacaaattttgaaaatcaaaacaaatggaccccattggaaaaaaaaaaaatcctgggTCCATCACTGTTGAATGGCGTTATTGTTAACTTGCACGGTGTGGAATAAAACCCTTTAAAGCCCCCATTtactatatataaaaaaagaaaaaaaaagaaaaaaaagagaaaagaaatcTGACTGGCTATTACTCTCTCTCATCTTTCACGCCCGCTAGCCCAATGGTGAATGCATGCCAAAGCGCCCCCTTTGGCGGCAGGGAAATGGGGGAGGCGCGCTATAGGGTGTCAAACTTGCTGAGTTAGCAAGGGGCGGTATTCAACAAGattttatattttatgttttttttttataatgatATAATTGCACATATATAGcaataataaaaattatttttatttaaaacaatCACGCttaaagttttaaattaaactaTAAAACCTTAACACTTATTTCCATGGCCTGCCCTGGGGTGGGCGGGgagaccaccggccagggcccgatattttgAAGGGCACGTTATTTTATGAAAAAAGCCCAATATGTTTATGTGAAATAttttttaatagggtataccCGTACAAACACCAACATTGGCTCACTTACAAAACGATTCTTATGGTTTATAGATTAGTTTTTAGCacattggcattaggtttagacttTTAGAGAGctcaatacccaatttcgttaaggtctaagggcacgttttttcgagctcgaacatggtatacaaattctcagggccggccctgcttatttgtcttttaaattttaatttttgtatATGATACTCGATTACTTTGGTTTGTGACATACAACACATTCTTTAAAGAAACTACAAAAATAT
Above is a window of Helianthus annuus cultivar XRQ/B chromosome 14, HanXRQr2.0-SUNRISE, whole genome shotgun sequence DNA encoding:
- the LOC110905118 gene encoding transcription factor MYB17; translation: MRKRGRKAEKMGRAPCCNKGEVKKGAWTPEEDKILVDYITKNGHGTWRSFPKLAGLRRCGKSCRLRWTNYLRPDIKRGAFSFEEEQTIFNLHSLHGNKWAAIASRLPGRTDNEIKNFWNSHLRKRIPKSADAKHAFVVPPTRHMAELETTAVENQNEVRLSMDPMLLSPAGLSDGNNILHEWSSCDGDAFQKHMNFDKVACEVPTLGAMKFESESVVTVPHLAVTSTSESCDQGVIKGHIRVKEEAEEIVNACESQNSFEGDNSSDITLDLLLDFPSDGEYLQYE
- the LOC110905119 gene encoding remorin — protein: MAAEDTKKVEAEPECQQETPVKEDEKAIVPVEPIVHDEKPVDDTKALVIVEKAAEVCEEKPVDGSVNRDDVLAKVATEKKDALIKAWEESEKSKAENKAQQKLSSIGAWENSKKADLEAELKKIEEDLEKKKAKYIEKMKNKIALIHKKAEEKRALTEAKRGEDLLKAEEIAAKCRATGETPKKLLGWF